In Desulfoferula mesophila, the genomic window TCCACCAGCACGTCCACCGGGCGGCCCCAGGCGCTGGCCCCCCCCAGCCATCCCGTGGCAAAGGGCTGGTAATCCACCGCCTTATCGCCTTCCAGACGCACCAGACTCACCCTGTAGCCGATGGGCTTGCTGCGGTTCCAGGAGCCGTGCTCGGCGATGAACACGGCCCCCCGAAAGGCCGGCGGGAACATCTCGCCGGTGTAAAAGCGCATGCCCAGAGCGGCCACGTGGGCGGGCAGCTTGCGAGCGGCCGGGGCGAAGCGGGCGCAACCCCGATCCTGGTTCAGCTCCGGGTCGGGCACCCCGGCGTGGCAATAGGGGAAGCCGAAATCCAGCCCCGGCCGGGGGGCCCGGTGCAGGCTGTCCGGGGGCTCGTCGTCGCCCATCCAATCGCGGTCGTTGTTGGTGAACCACAGCACCCCGCTGCCGGGCCGCCAGTCCAGGCCCACCGAGTTGCGGATGCCCCGGGCGAACACCTCGTAGCCGCCCTGGTCATCCATGCGGATGATGCTGGAAAAGGGGTCCGGGGCCTCGCACACGTTGCAGGGAGCCCCCACCGCGATGTAGAGCAGGCCGTCGGGACCGAAGGCGGCGTAGCGCCAGCCGTGGTGGGAGTCGCCTGGCAATTGGTCGGTAATCAGCACCGGGGCCGGGGGCGCGTCCAGGTTGTCCTCAATTTTCGGTAGGTTGTACACCTTGTCCACCGCCGCGACGTACAGGTCGCCGTCCCTGAGGGCCACCCCGTTGGGCTGGCGCAGGCCCTGGGCCAGGGTGAGCACCTCACCCGCCCGGCCCAGCCCGCCTTCGCGCACCGCGAACACCTTGTCCCCGCGAGTGCCCACGATCAGCGTGCCCTTGGGGCCCAGCGCCAGGGAGCGCGCCCGGGCACCCTGGCGTGCAGGCTTATGGCGAAGCCGGGGGGCAGCTTGATCTGCTCCAGGGGCAGGCCCTCGCCCCAGGTGGGGGCGGGGGGCACGGGAGCCAGGCCCATGAACCAGCCCGCTACCAGCCCGAGGGGAACCAACAGCAGCAAAAACAGCCATTTTCCGCGTCCACGCAAAGTTGTCCTCCTTGCCGGCGTCCTAATCAAACATTATGGCACAGGCGACCGGCCCGACGAAAAAACGGCCCGGTCCGGGGCTGAAACGTTTCGCAATGTTTCATATGTTTCATTAAATCGTTTCAAATGGTTTATTTATGTGCTATATCGCTATGATAAGCGGTGTGAACCCCGCCGGAACACGCCCGTTCCCGGCGGGTTGAAACAATTTTTTGTTTCCCCGGTCCGGCCCTGTGGAGGAATATTTGGCGAAAGCGCAGTCAATTCAGCCTATTGACCGTTATGGCCCGACTATTGCTTTTCAAAAGGCCAAGGAAAGCTCCGCGGCATGACCGCGTTTCAGTTAATGAGGAGGAAATCGTGGCTCAAACAGCGATAGACATCGATATCGACGAAATCATAGAGCGCTACCCCGGCAAACCGGAATACCTGATCTTCCTGTTGCAGGATATCCAGGCCGCCTTCAACTACATCTCGCCCGAGGCCCTCACCCTGGTCTGCGACCATACCGGGGTGCCGGAGTCCCAGGCCTACGCGGTGGCCACTTTTTATAATTCCTTCAGCCTGGAGCCCAAGGGCGAAAACATCGTCCACGTGTGCCTGGGTACCGCCTGCCACCTCAAGGGCAGCGGGCTCATCGCCGAGAACCTGATGCGCAAGCTGGGCCTGGACGGCCCCGGCACCACCGAGGACCTCAAGTACACCGTGGAGACGGTCAACTGTCTGGGCGCCTGCGCCCTGGCCCCGGTGGCGGTGGTGAACGGCGAATACCAGCCCAAGGTGACCTCGCCCAAGCTGATGAAGACCGTGCAAAAGCTCGGCGACGAGTAAGGAGTGGATGGCATGCAAGCTACGGCAAAGGACACCACTGAGCTGAGGCTGGGCTCCCTGGAGGAGTTGGAGAAGTTGCGCGGCGAGCTGCGGGCGGCCGAAGACCCCGACCAGACCAGGATCATCGTCTGCCACGGCACCGGCTGCGTGGCCAACGGCAGCCCCGGCGTGACCCAGGCCCTCAAGGACGCCCTGGCCGCCGCCGGCGAGCAGGTGGAGGTGATGCCCGGCATCAAGACCACCGGCTGCCACGGCTTCTGCTCCCGCGGCCCCCTGGTCATCATAAAGCCCAAGAACATCTTCTATCAGCAGGTAAAGCCCGCCGACGCCGAGGAGATCGTGCAGCAGACGATCGTCAAGGGTGAAACGGTGGAGCGTCTGCTCTACAAGCTGCCCCAGAGCGGCGAGGCCGTGGAGACCACCGAGGATATCCCCTTCTACGCGGGCCAAGAGCGGGTGGTGCTCAAGAACATCGGCCAGATCGACCCCACCAAGATCGACGACGCCATCCGGGCCGGGGCCTACGCCGGCGCGGCCAAGGCCTTGACCACCATGGAGCCCCAACAGGTCATCGACGAGGTGATCAAATCCGGCCTGAGGGGCCGGGGCGGCGCGGGCTTCCCCACCGGCGTCAAGTGGAACCTGGCCGCCAAGCACCAGGGCGGGCAAAAGTACGTGCTGTGCAACGCCGACGAAGGCGACCCCGGGGCCTTCATGGACCGCTCCGTGATGGAGGGCGACCCCCACGCGGTGGTGGAAGGCATGATCATCGGCGGCTACGCCATCGGGGCCGACACCGGTTACGTGTACGTGCGCGCCGAATACCCCCTGGCCATCAAGCACCTGGAAAAGGCGCTGGCCGACGCCCGGGCCCTCGGCCTGCTGGGCGAGAACATCCTGGGCAGCGGCTTCAACTTCGACATCCGCATCAACCGCGGCGCGGGCGCCTTTGTCTGCGGCGAGGAAACCGCCCTCATGCGCTCGGTGGAGGGCAAGGTGGGCGAGCCGGTGCCCCGGCCTCCCTATCCCTCCGACAAGGGCCTGTTCGGCAAGCCCTCCGTGCTCAACAACGTGGAGACCTGGGCCAACGTCAGCCGCATCCTGGACCGGGGCGCGGATTGGTTCGCTTCCCTGGGCACCGAGAAGTCCAAGGGCACCAAGGTCTTCGCCCTGGTGGGCAAGGTCAACAACGTGGGCCTGGTGGAAGTGCCCATGGGCATCAAGCTGAAGGATATCGTCATGACCATCGGCGGCGGGGTGCCCGGCTCCGACCGCTTCAAGGCGGTGCAGACCGGCGGCCCCTCCGGCGGCTGCCTGCCCTGGGAAGACGCCGAGTTGCCGGTGGACTTCGACTCGCTTATCGCCGCGGGCTCCATGATGGGCTCCGGCGGCATGATCGTCATGGACGACCGCGACTGCATGGTGGACGTGGCCAAGTACTTCCTGGGCTTTTTGGAGGAGGAATCCTGCGGCAAGTGCTTCCCCTGCCGCCTGGGGGTGCCCCGCCTGCGCGAGACCCTCAATCGCTTCTCCAAGGGCGAGGGCACGATCGAGGACATCGACGACCTCTACAGCATGGCCGAGGCCATCAAGGCCGGCTCCCTGTGCGCCCTGGGCGGCACGGCGCCCAACGCGGTGCTCAGCACCCTGCGCTACTTCCGCGACGAGTACGAGGCCCACATCCTGGAGCACCGCTGCCCGGCCGGCGTTTGCAAGGACCTTATCACCTACAGCATCGACCCCGAGGCCTGCACCGGCTGCCACGCCTGCTTCCGGGCCTGCCCCCAGAACGCGGTCAGCGGCGAGAAGAAAAAGCCGCACACCATCGACGAGAGCTTGTGCATCCGCTGCGGCATGTGCCTGGAGTCCTGCAAGTTCGGCGCGGTCCAAGTCCAATAGGCCTTTAGCCCATATTTGGGAGTCTGCATAATGTTGAGTTTGACCATAGACGGAAAGAAAGTCGAAGCCGAGGCCGGTTGGACGCTACTGGACACGGCGCGCCAATACGGCATCGAAATACCCACCCTGTGCTACCACGAGGCCGTGGAGCCCTTCGGGGCCTGCCGGCTGTGCGTGGTGGAGCTCAGGCAGGGCAACGCCTCGCGCCTGGTGGCCTCCTGCGTGTATCCGGCCGAAGAGGGCCTGGAGGTGCACACCGCCAGCGAGAAGGTGAACAACGTACGCCGCTGGATTCTGGAGATGCTCATGTCCGAGTGTCCGGCCAGCCAAGAAATAAAGGAAATGGCCGCCCAGTACGGGGTGGAGACCACTCGCTTCGAGATCAATGACCCGGAGCAGGAGTGCATTCTCTGCGGGCTGTGCGTGCGGGCCTGCGCCCAGGTGGTGGGGGCCAACGCCATCAGCACCGTGGGACGCGGCGCGCAAAAGGAAATCGGTTCCCCCTACCTGGTTCCAGGCGATGCCTGCGTGGCCTGCGGCACCTGCGTGACCGTGTGCCCCACCGGAGCCATGAGGGCTCGCTTCGAACGGGTGCGCGGGGTTCCCTCCGTGGTCATGGCCCGGTCGGTCAAGTGATAGTGAAGGAGGATAGACATGGCTAACCAAAGCAAGATAGGCGTCTTCCTCTGCGAGTGCGGCCGCCGCATCGCCCCCCTGGTGGAGTTGGATACGCTGAAGAAGCAGCTGGAAGGCGACCCCCTGATCAGCTACGTGGGCGTGGAGCCCTTCTCCTGCCTGGCTCCGGGCATGGCCGACATCAAGGCGGCCGTGGCCGAGCACGGCCTGGACCGGGTGGTGGTGGCCGGCTGCGAGGCCCGGGTGATGCTCAGCAAGTTCGAGCACGAGCTGGAGGGCAGCGGCCTGGAGGCGGGCCAGATCGACATCGTCAACCTCAGGGGCCACGTGGCCCAGGTCAGCGATCTGAGCCCCGAGGAGAAGGCGGTCAAGGGCTTCAAGCTCATCAAGGCCGTGGCCGCGGGCCTGGAGGCCCTGGCCCCCTCGCCCCTGGAAAAGGTGGAGTTCAACGGCCCGGTGATGATCCTGGGCGGAGGCATCGCCACCTACAGCGCGGCCCAGGAGCTGTCGCGCCGGGGCATCGAGTGCATCGCCGCGGTGGCCACCGACGAGTGGGAAGACGAGATCCGCATGCTGCACGAGCACTACCCCGGCGAGCGCCACTACTACGACCGCCTGGAGGCGATCATGCGGGAGGTGGACTCCAGCCCCCTGGTGCGCCGCATCACCGTGGGCGAGCTTACCTCCATGACCGGGCGCACCGGCGACTATCACGTCACCTTCAGCGACCCCATGGGCGGTCCGCCCCGGGTGTACGAGGTGGGGGCCATCATCGCCGCGCTGGACGGACAGATGCTCAACCAGGGCAGCAACTTCGGCCATGACGGCCGCAACGTGATCTGCCACACCGAGGCCGAGGAGATGCTCTGGACCCTGGGCGCCCCCGAGGGCAAGGTGCTGTTCTGGCTCAACGACTACGAGGCCGGCCACCCCGAGTATTCCTACCTCTCCAGCCGGGCGGCCTGGTCCATGGCCCGCTACATGCGCGAGAGCTCGCCGCTCACCGAGGTGACCATCCTCTACAACCATCAGATGTCCGTGCCCCTGTCCGCCGGCGAGCGGGCGGCCAGCCGCAAGCTGGGCATCGCCTGGCTGCCCTACGACGGCGCGCTTAGGCCCACGGTGCAGGCGGGCTTCGTCACCTACTGCGACCCCGTTAGCCACCTGGAGCAGGAGATGGCTTGGGACAAGCTGATCCTCAGCCCCCGGCGCAGCGTGGGCCACGAGGCCACCAAGGTGGCCCATATCCTGGGCCTGGAACACGAGGAGGGCACCTTCTTGGAGGAGCCCAAGCAGCGGGTGCGCCCGGAGCAGGTGGGACGCGACGAGGCCTATCTGGCGGGCAGCGCCCGCTACCCCTGCGACCTGCACGAGTCCCTGCGCCAGGGCCGCCGGGCGGCCACCAAGACCGCCGAGATCGTGGCCAAGGCCGAGGCGGGCGAGCTTTTCGCCCCGCGCATGGTCTGCGTGGTGGACCAGAGCAAGTGCATCGGTTGCGGCCTGTGCAAGGAAATCTGCGACTGCGGAGGCATCGAGCCGGTGGAAGGCCCCGGCGGCAACATCCCCCGCCATGTGGACCCCATGGTCTGCACCGGCGGCGGCACCTGCGCGGCGGCTTGCCCCTACCACGCCCTGACCATTCAGAACAACACCACCACCCAGCGCGAAGCCAGGGTCAGCACCCTGGCCAACGCCCTGGCCCCCGACGAGGTGGTGGCCTTCGGCTGCGCCTGGGGCGGTCTGGCCGCGGCCGACAACGCCGGGGTCAAGGGCATGACCTACGATCCGCGTCTGTACATGCTCCGGGTAAGCTGCATCGGCCAGTTGGATCCATCGGTGTTGGCCCGCGCCTTCCTGGAGGGCGCCAACAGCCTGCTACTCATCGGCTGCCCCCCCGAGGACTGCCACCACTCCTTCGGCCTGGACCACACCTGGAGCCGGGTCAACCTGATGAAGAAGCTGTTGTCCCTGTGCGGCTTCGACCGCCGGCGCATCGCCTTGGCCCATGCCGACCTGAACCGGCCCGAGGAGTACATCCAGACCGTTAACAGCTTCATCGCGGCCATGGCCGAGCTGGGGCCCATCGAGCGCACCCCGGAAAACCAGGAGAAGCTGGCCGGGCTCTACGCCACGGTGAACAGCCCCCGGGTCCGCTGGGTGCTGGGCGCCACCCTGCGGCGCCCCTGGGAAGATGTCTATCCCGGCAACCAGCGCAACGCCCTGGCCTTTGACCGCGACATGATGGGCGTGGTCAGCGAGGAGTTCATCAAGGCGCGGGTGGCCAACCTGCTCAAGGAGCAGGCGCGGCCCTTCCAACTGCGCGAGCTGGCCGCCGCCCTGCACACGGACGAGAAGCCCCTCATGGAAAGCCTGCGCGAGATGGTGGGCGAGGGGGTCGTCGGCCGCATGCACAAGGACGGCGTGGCCCACTACGTCATGCGCTAGAGCCAAGCAACCCACACCAGGGCGGCGGTCCTCCGGGGCCGCCGCCCTTTTTGGTGCCTCGAGTTTGGGCTGGACGCTTTATTTCGTATAATTCGAAGAGGTCGGCCGTTAAAGGAAAAATCATTGTGGTTTATGCAGCCGTTTATAAAAAGAGAGTTACCCTGTAATAGGAAATGCGACGCGGTTTGAAGTCCGGCACAGCCAGCCGCCGGCAAACAAGGCGTCTGGCGAGCGAGGACCGCAGGCGTAGCCAATGCTACGTCGAGGTCCGAGCGCAGCCAGCAACACCGTATGCCGGTGGCTGGCGCAGCCGGTCGTCACGGATGAAACAAACGATCTGGACGGATACATGCCATGAAACCCAAAGTACTGGTAACCCGCGGCCTGCCCGAGCCGGTCATGGAATTTCTGCGGGAGAATTTCCAGCTGAGCGTCAACCCCCGCGAGCGGGCCTTTACCCGCGAGGAGTTCCTGGCCGCCGCCAGGGGCATGGAGGGCATCCTGCCTCTACTCACCGAGCGCATCGACGGCGAGGCCCTGGACGCCGCCGGGCCGGGGCTAAAAATCGTGGCCAACTACGCGGTGGGCTACAACAACATCGACCTGGACGCGGCCACGGCGCGGGGAGTGGCGGTAAGCAACACCCCCGGGGTGCTCACCGACACCACCGCCGATTTGGCCATGGCCCTGATCCTGGCCGTGGCCCGGCGGGTGCCCGAGGGCGACCGTCTCTGCCGCACCGGCGGCTTTCCCGGCTGGAGCCCCCAGTTCATGCTGGGCGCGGACGTGCACCACAAGACCCTGGGGCTGGTCGGCCTGGGCCGGGTGGGCCGGGCGGTGGCCAGGCGTGCGGCGGGATTCGACATGGAGCTGATCTACGCCCCCCATGGGGCTTGCCCGGCGGGCGGGGTGGACCCCGAAAGCGGGGCCCGGTGCCTGCCCCTGGCCGAGGTGCTGGCCCGGGCCGATTTTCTGAGCCTGCACGTGCCGCTCACCCCCGAGACCCGCCATTTGCTGGGCGCGGCCGAACTGGCCCTGATGAAACCCGGCGCCTTTTTGATCAACACCGCCCGGGGCGAGGTGGTGGACGAGGCGGCCCTGGCCCGGGCCCTGGCCTCCGGCCGCCTGGGCGGGGCGGGCCTGGACGTGTATGAGAACGAGCCCCGGGTGCATCCGGGGCTGGTGAGTCTGGACAACGTGGTGCTCCTGCCCCACGTGGGCAGCGCCACCGTGGAGACCAGGGTGGCCATGGGCAAAAAGGCGGCGGACAATCTCGTCGCCCTGCTCTTGCGCGGCCAGAGGCCGCCCGACTGCCTCAACCCGGAGGTCCTGGGCTGAGGGGCTCTACTTCTTTTTCATCGCCTCGAAACGCTCCTGCCGTTGCTTGTCGGCCTGGAGGTAGGCCACGTAGTACTTGTAGATGTTGCCCACGTACTGCACGGTTTCGCGCCCGATGACCTTGGCCGCGACCACCTCCACGTTATGGAACCAGACGTTGGGGTCCAGCTCCATCTTGGCCGCCCGTTGGCGCAGATTGGCCACCTTGCCCGGACCTGCGTTGTAGGAGGCAAAGGTGAACAGCACCTTGTTCAGCTGGTCCATCTTGGGGTCGTCCTTGAAGTAGCGGTCGAAGATCCAGCGAAGGTACTTGGTGCCCGCGTGGATGTTGTTCTCCAGCTTCTTGTATTGAGCGATGGATACCGGCGGATTGGCGGCGGTCTTGGGCATTATCTGCATCACCCCCACCGCGCCCACGTGGCTCACCTTCTCGTTGTCCAGGCCGGATTCCTGAAAAGCCAGGGCGGTGAGCATCAACCAGTCGAAGCCGTACTGGGAGGCGTATTTCTGGAAAAACTTGGTGGTGCGGTTGAAACGCTGGATGTTCTCTTCGTTCAGGGCCTCCCGGGCCCACTTGGTGTCCTGGTAGTAGCGCTTGGTCAAGATGTTGCCCATCAGGGTGCCTTGCTTGTGGGTCTTCACAAAGGCGTTGATGGATTTCACCAGCTTGGGGCTGTTTTTGCGCACCGCCCAGGCGATGCGGCCGCCGGTGCGCACGGCCAGTTGGTGGTGCACCTGGATTTTCTTGAATATCTTGGCCCAAAAATCGGCCAGGTGGCTGTCGGCGATGGTGATGGGCACCAGGCCGGCGTTGGCCATTTCCAGGATGTCCTCGGTCTCCAGGTTTTCGTCGGCAAACTCGATTTTTACCGGTTTGAGCTTCTTTTTCTTCAGAGCGGCGTTGAGCTTGATCAGGCTCCCGTAATAGCTGCTGGACTTGCGCACATACACCGCCCGGCCGGACAGGTCGTCCAGGCTCTTGAGGGCCGGGGCGCCGGGGCCGGTCACCACCACCTCCTTCACGTTGTCGGCGAAGGGGGCGCAAAATTCCACCTCCTTGCGCCGGTAGGAGGTGATGGTCAGGTTGGCGGCGGCGATGTCTCCCTTGCCCTGGATCAGGTAAGGAATCAACTTGTCCCTGGCCACGGGGATGATGATTACGTGAACCCTGAGATGCTTCTGCCTCTTGCCCCTCTTGGCCAGCTCCTTGTTGAGCTCATCTTGGTACATCTGGAGGGCTTCGTAGGTGACCCCGCGCTCCCGGCCCCCGTCCAGAAAATAGTTGGTTTTGTTGTAGGCCACCAGGGCGCGGATGGCCCGCTCCTTTATCATGCTGGGCAGGTCGCCGGTCCGGGGTCGTTTTATCTGCTGGATGAATTCCTCGGATAGGGCTTCATCCGTATTGGCGTGCGCCGGGGGGCACCACGGCAGGCAAGCGAGGGCGATGAGCATGCCCGAGAGGCAGGCTATGGATCTTTTCAAAAGTTTTCCCAAGTTGCCTTCTCCAGCTGGTGGGTCCGCGGAAATCCTCTATTGAGCATAAGGCTCCCTAGCCCGTTCGCCTCATACCTCACCGTATGTATCATCAAAGCGTCACAATTGTCCAACCACGGGGCGGCCGCAATATCGGCGCCGCGGCGGTGGTGCAAAAGTTCCCTTGTCTGCTGGCTGTAATATGGGTTACAAATGATAACGATTACATTGTAGCCGTCCGCACCTCCAACCGAAGTCTTGGGAGATTTATTAGGTGGCTGTTTGCCTGTCATCCGGAGAGCGTGCATGAATACCCTAAAAAGGTTGGCTAACGGCATAGACAGGATTAACCAGGCGGTAGGCCGCTTTGTCTCCTGGATCACCGCCCTGCTGGTGCTGGTGGTCTTCGCCGACGTGGTTATGCGCTACGTGTTCCAGATCAGCTTCGTGTTCACCCAGGAATTGGAGTGGCACCTGTTCGCCTTCATCTTCCTGATGGGCGCGGGCTACACCCTACTGCACGACGGACACGTGCGGGTGGACATCATCTACCAAAAGCTGGGGCCCAAGGCCCAGGCCTGGATCAACTTCCTGGGCTGCCTGCTGTTCCTCTTCCCCGGCTGCTTCCTCATCATCTACACCTCCTGGGGTTTCGTGGAAAACTCCTTTGCCATCATGGAGGGGTCGCCGGACCCCGGCGGCATCCCCCTGCGCTTCATCCTCAAGAGCATGATCCCCTTGGGTTTCGTCCTGGTGTGGTTGCAGGGCATCAGCCTTTTCATCAACAGCTTCCTGGTCATCACCGGCCGCCAAGAGACCAATAGGGAGGCCGCCTGATGTTTGAGGAGTACATGGCGGGCTGGATGTTCCTGGCCTTGACCATCTGGTTGATGGCGGGCTTCCCGGTCACCTTCACCCTCATGGGCACCGCCCTTTGCTTCGGCCTCATCGGCTCGGGGTTCGACTTCTTCAACCTGCTGCCCATGCGCATCTGGGGAGTGATGAACAACGTGGTGCTCATCGCGGTGCCCCTGTTCATTTTCATGGGGGTCACCCTGGAGCGCTCGGGCCTGGCCGAGGAGTTATTGGACACCATGGGCCGCCTGTTCGGGCGCATGCGCGGCGGCCTGGCCATCTCGGTGGTGGTGGTGGGGGCCCTGTTGGGCGCTTCCACGGGCATCGTGGGGGCCACGGTGGTGACCATGGGCCTGTTGGCCGTGCCCACCATGCTTCGGCGCAACTACCAGAAAGAACTGGCCTGCGGCACGGTGGCCGCCTCGGGCACCCTGGGCCAGATCATCCCGCCCTCTATCGTGTTGGTGCTTTTGGGCACCATCGTGCAGGTGCCGGTGGGCGACCTGTTCATGGCCGCCATCTTCCCCGGCCTGATTCTGGTGGCCCTGTACATCATCTACATCATCGTGATCACCATGATCAGGAAGGACATCGCCCCGCCCATTCCCCGGGACGAAGAGATGGACGGCCTGAGCCGCACCCAGTTCTTCATGCGGGTGGCCAAGGCCCTGTTCCCGCCCCTGTTTTTGATCGTGGCGGTGCTGGGTTCCATCTTCGCCGGGGTGGCCTCGCCCACCGAGGCGGCGGCGGTGGGCAGCGTGGGCGCGGTGCTCTTGGCCATCTGGAACAAGAAGTTCAACATCACGGTGCTGCGCGAGGTCATGGACGCCACCACCAAGCTAACCTGCATGGTGTTCATCATCCTGGTGGGCGCGGCGGCCTTCGGCCTTACCTTCCGCGAGCTCAACGGCGACGACCTGGTGCGCAATTTCCTGACTCACGTGGCCCACATGTACAGCCATCAGATGGTGCTGGTCATCGTCATGGCGGTGATCTTTTTGGTGGGTTTCGTGCTGGACTTCATCGAGATCACCTTTATCCACGTGCCGGTCCTGGTGCCCATCCTGATCGAGGAGTTCAACTTCGACCCTTTGTGGATTTGCGTGCTGCTGGCGGTGAACCTGCAGACCTCTTTCATGACGCCGCCCTTTGGTTTCTCACTGTTCTATTTGAAAGGGGTGACCCCGCCGGAAGTGAGAACCGGCCACATATACCGGGGCATCATTCCCTTTGTGGCCTTGCAACTCATAGGCCTGTTCATCGTGGCGTATTGGCAGGAGTTGTCCACTTGGCTGCCCCGGGTCGTCTATAGCAACTAGGTTGTTCAGCAATCCGGGGTTGTGCCGGACGGGCTTTTTGTATTACACATTATGAACACTTTGAGCGGGGGCGTAACTTGGGGTGTGCGCCCTCCCAGCAAGCGGATCAACCGCGCCCAGCGCGGAAGTACGTCTATCTAAACTCTTAGGAGGAGAGCGCATGAAAAGACGCGACTTCTTGAAAAAAGCCGGTGCCGGAGCGGCGGTGGCCGCGGCGGCCACGGCGGTATCGGCCCCGGCGGTCTTGGCCAAGAAAAAAATCAAATGGAAAATGGTCACCACCTGGCCGCCCAAGCTGCCTTATCTGCAGACCGGGGCGGAGCGCTTGGCCAAACGGGTCAAGGAGATGTCGGGCGGTGAGTTCGACATCAAGGTCTACGCGGCCGGCGAGCTGGTACCCGCCTTCGGCTCTTTCGAGGCGGTGAGCAACGGCACGGTGCAGGCCGGCAGCGGCGCGGCCTACTACTGGGCGGGCAAGTCCCCGGCGGCCCAGTGGTTCGCGGCGGTGCCCTTCGGCCTCAACGCGGTGGGCATGGCCGCCTGGTTCTGGGGCGGCGACGGCCTGAAGCTGTGGGAAGAGACCTACGCCCCCTTCAACCTGGTGCCCCGTCCGGCGGGCAACACCGGCGTGCAGATGGGCGGCTGGTTCAACAAAAAGATCGAGTCCATCAACGACTTCAAGGGCCTGAAGATGCGCATCCCCGGACTGGGCGGCAAGGTGCTGGCCAAGGCCGGCGGCACCGTGGTGCTGACCCCGGGCGGCGAGATCTTCACCAACCTGGAGCGCGGGGTCATCGACGCCACCGAGTGGGTGGGCCCCTTGCACGACTACATCATGGGCTTCTACAAAGTGGCCAAGTACTACTACTATCCCGGTTGGCATGAGCCGGGAACCGTGCTGGAGAACTTCTTCAACAAGAAGGCCTACGACGCGCTGCCCAAGGAGTACCAGGTCATGCTGGATATGGCCTGCGCCGAGACCTACAACTGGATGCTCTCGGGCTTCAACGCCGACAACGGCGCGGCCCTGGAGAAGCTGATCACCCAGCACCATGTGAACCTGGTGCGCTTCCCCGCCGACGTGATGGCCCAGCTCAGAAAGCTGGCCTACGAGACCTTGGACGAGATCGCGGCCAAGGACAAGCAG contains:
- a CDS encoding PQQ-dependent sugar dehydrogenase: MGTRGDKVFAVREGGLGRAGEVLTLAQGLRQPNGVALRDGDLYVAAVDKVYNLPKIEDNLDAPPAPVLITDQLPGDSHHGWRYAAFGPDGLLYIAVGAPCNVCEAPDPFSSIIRMDDQGGYEVFARGIRNSVGLDWRPGSGVLWFTNNDRDWMGDDEPPDSLHRAPRPGLDFGFPYCHAGVPDPELNQDRGCARFAPAARKLPAHVAALGMRFYTGEMFPPAFRGAVFIAEHGSWNRSKPIGYRVSLVRLEGDKAVDYQPFATGWLGGASAWGRPVDVLVDRTGALLVSDDRAGAIYRITYEKP
- a CDS encoding NAD(P)H-dependent oxidoreductase subunit E, producing the protein MAQTAIDIDIDEIIERYPGKPEYLIFLLQDIQAAFNYISPEALTLVCDHTGVPESQAYAVATFYNSFSLEPKGENIVHVCLGTACHLKGSGLIAENLMRKLGLDGPGTTEDLKYTVETVNCLGACALAPVAVVNGEYQPKVTSPKLMKTVQKLGDE
- the nuoF gene encoding NADH-quinone oxidoreductase subunit NuoF, whose product is MQATAKDTTELRLGSLEELEKLRGELRAAEDPDQTRIIVCHGTGCVANGSPGVTQALKDALAAAGEQVEVMPGIKTTGCHGFCSRGPLVIIKPKNIFYQQVKPADAEEIVQQTIVKGETVERLLYKLPQSGEAVETTEDIPFYAGQERVVLKNIGQIDPTKIDDAIRAGAYAGAAKALTTMEPQQVIDEVIKSGLRGRGGAGFPTGVKWNLAAKHQGGQKYVLCNADEGDPGAFMDRSVMEGDPHAVVEGMIIGGYAIGADTGYVYVRAEYPLAIKHLEKALADARALGLLGENILGSGFNFDIRINRGAGAFVCGEETALMRSVEGKVGEPVPRPPYPSDKGLFGKPSVLNNVETWANVSRILDRGADWFASLGTEKSKGTKVFALVGKVNNVGLVEVPMGIKLKDIVMTIGGGVPGSDRFKAVQTGGPSGGCLPWEDAELPVDFDSLIAAGSMMGSGGMIVMDDRDCMVDVAKYFLGFLEEESCGKCFPCRLGVPRLRETLNRFSKGEGTIEDIDDLYSMAEAIKAGSLCALGGTAPNAVLSTLRYFRDEYEAHILEHRCPAGVCKDLITYSIDPEACTGCHACFRACPQNAVSGEKKKPHTIDESLCIRCGMCLESCKFGAVQVQ
- a CDS encoding 2Fe-2S iron-sulfur cluster-binding protein; this encodes MLSLTIDGKKVEAEAGWTLLDTARQYGIEIPTLCYHEAVEPFGACRLCVVELRQGNASRLVASCVYPAEEGLEVHTASEKVNNVRRWILEMLMSECPASQEIKEMAAQYGVETTRFEINDPEQECILCGLCVRACAQVVGANAISTVGRGAQKEIGSPYLVPGDACVACGTCVTVCPTGAMRARFERVRGVPSVVMARSVK
- a CDS encoding hydrogenase iron-sulfur subunit, producing the protein MANQSKIGVFLCECGRRIAPLVELDTLKKQLEGDPLISYVGVEPFSCLAPGMADIKAAVAEHGLDRVVVAGCEARVMLSKFEHELEGSGLEAGQIDIVNLRGHVAQVSDLSPEEKAVKGFKLIKAVAAGLEALAPSPLEKVEFNGPVMILGGGIATYSAAQELSRRGIECIAAVATDEWEDEIRMLHEHYPGERHYYDRLEAIMREVDSSPLVRRITVGELTSMTGRTGDYHVTFSDPMGGPPRVYEVGAIIAALDGQMLNQGSNFGHDGRNVICHTEAEEMLWTLGAPEGKVLFWLNDYEAGHPEYSYLSSRAAWSMARYMRESSPLTEVTILYNHQMSVPLSAGERAASRKLGIAWLPYDGALRPTVQAGFVTYCDPVSHLEQEMAWDKLILSPRRSVGHEATKVAHILGLEHEEGTFLEEPKQRVRPEQVGRDEAYLAGSARYPCDLHESLRQGRRAATKTAEIVAKAEAGELFAPRMVCVVDQSKCIGCGLCKEICDCGGIEPVEGPGGNIPRHVDPMVCTGGGTCAAACPYHALTIQNNTTTQREARVSTLANALAPDEVVAFGCAWGGLAAADNAGVKGMTYDPRLYMLRVSCIGQLDPSVLARAFLEGANSLLLIGCPPEDCHHSFGLDHTWSRVNLMKKLLSLCGFDRRRIALAHADLNRPEEYIQTVNSFIAAMAELGPIERTPENQEKLAGLYATVNSPRVRWVLGATLRRPWEDVYPGNQRNALAFDRDMMGVVSEEFIKARVANLLKEQARPFQLRELAAALHTDEKPLMESLREMVGEGVVGRMHKDGVAHYVMR
- a CDS encoding 2-hydroxyacid dehydrogenase, with the protein product MKPKVLVTRGLPEPVMEFLRENFQLSVNPRERAFTREEFLAAARGMEGILPLLTERIDGEALDAAGPGLKIVANYAVGYNNIDLDAATARGVAVSNTPGVLTDTTADLAMALILAVARRVPEGDRLCRTGGFPGWSPQFMLGADVHHKTLGLVGLGRVGRAVARRAAGFDMELIYAPHGACPAGGVDPESGARCLPLAEVLARADFLSLHVPLTPETRHLLGAAELALMKPGAFLINTARGEVVDEAALARALASGRLGGAGLDVYENEPRVHPGLVSLDNVVLLPHVGSATVETRVAMGKKAADNLVALLLRGQRPPDCLNPEVLG